From a region of the Deinococcus terrestris genome:
- a CDS encoding YkgJ family cysteine cluster protein yields MTRPRPTPLAPAPPSAARFRSVTAAVERGYARYARQADGWLTRYRERGGQVYCGAGCFACCDMPIRVSLAEALVTAAALDGEAAARVEAHARQVLHNARTAPDEATYVERHRREVGFCPLLDRETGGCSQYAARPTRCRDTFSALPARYCAAGTWETLTRREKADYAREVARTPGTDGELHYVAPLEHLSEPIWAAAARAMRQEWGLEVWGDFWTLTTLARREDFMERVARGDARGAWQVARRAGLAHEVVLEIG; encoded by the coding sequence GTGACGCGCCCACGCCCCACCCCCCTGGCCCCTGCCCCGCCCTCCGCCGCCCGGTTCCGCTCCGTCACGGCGGCCGTCGAACGTGGCTACGCCCGTTACGCGCGGCAGGCCGACGGATGGCTGACCCGTTACCGGGAGCGCGGCGGGCAGGTCTACTGCGGGGCCGGGTGCTTCGCGTGCTGCGACATGCCCATCCGGGTGAGCCTCGCCGAAGCGCTGGTGACGGCGGCGGCCCTGGACGGGGAGGCGGCGGCCCGCGTGGAGGCGCACGCCCGTCAGGTCCTGCACAACGCCCGCACCGCCCCCGACGAGGCGACTTACGTGGAGCGCCACCGCCGCGAGGTGGGGTTTTGCCCGCTGCTCGACCGGGAGACGGGCGGATGCAGCCAGTACGCCGCCCGGCCCACCCGTTGCCGCGATACCTTCAGTGCGCTGCCTGCCCGCTACTGCGCCGCCGGAACCTGGGAGACCCTGACCCGCCGCGAGAAGGCCGACTACGCCCGCGAGGTCGCCCGCACCCCCGGCACCGACGGCGAGCTGCATTACGTGGCACCGCTGGAGCACCTCTCCGAGCCGATCTGGGCCGCCGCTGCCCGCGCCATGCGCCAGGAATGGGGCCTGGAGGTGTGGGGCGACTTCTGGACGCTGACCACCCTGGCCCGCCGCGAGGACTTCATGGAGCGGGTCGCGCGGGGGGACGCCCGGGGCGCGTGGCAGGTCGCCCGGCGGGCCGGACTAGCGCACGAGGTCGTGCTGGAGATCGGGTAA
- a CDS encoding phospholipase A2, whose protein sequence is MHRRPIPALSLALLPLALAACGAPPPAPAPSLTADYAARPELQDPDSQAILARYGDDPGLLAALQEAYGERPADLSRPQVPLLTGQDLASDRLAYVKRVAWGTVAAYNGQYTAYAGTARPYSGLDWTRDGCSAPDGVGLGYREDFRPACHVHDFGYRNLKVYERTSANRLNTDDAFYANMKAICAAKSWYVRPACYSAAYAYYQGVRVGGAGSF, encoded by the coding sequence ATGCACCGACGGCCTATCCCCGCCCTGTCCCTCGCCTTGCTGCCGCTCGCCCTCGCCGCGTGTGGGGCGCCCCCGCCTGCCCCGGCCCCCAGCCTGACGGCCGACTACGCGGCCCGGCCTGAGTTGCAGGACCCGGACAGCCAGGCCATCCTGGCGCGGTACGGCGACGATCCCGGTCTGCTCGCCGCGCTTCAGGAGGCTTACGGCGAGCGGCCTGCCGATCTCTCGCGCCCGCAGGTTCCGCTGCTGACCGGGCAGGACCTTGCCTCCGACCGCCTCGCGTACGTCAAACGCGTAGCCTGGGGAACGGTGGCGGCCTACAACGGGCAGTACACGGCCTACGCGGGCACGGCGCGGCCCTACTCCGGCCTGGATTGGACCCGCGACGGATGCAGCGCTCCCGACGGTGTGGGCCTGGGCTACCGCGAGGACTTCCGGCCCGCCTGCCATGTCCACGACTTCGGCTACCGCAACCTCAAGGTCTACGAGCGGACTTCGGCCAATCGCCTGAACACCGACGACGCTTTCTACGCCAACATGAAGGCCATCTGCGCGGCCAAGAGTTGGTACGTGCGCCCGGCCTGTTACAGCGCGGCCTACGCCTACTACCAGGGCGTTCGGGTGGGGGGCGCGGGCAGCTTCTAG